The Chlorobaculum sp. MV4-Y genome contains the following window.
GGCAGACCTGTACTGGAAACTCGCCCGTCTGAACATCAGCATCGCGGAGTCTATCGACCCGGCAGAGCGAAAAAAACGGATACCTTTTTACAACAAAGCGGTCGAATATGCGAGAAAATCAGTTCAGCTCGACAGCAACAACGCCAGTGCACACACCTGGCTGGCCGCCGCTCTGGCCTTGAAAGCAGACAAAATCGGCGCAAAAGAGAAGCTGAACAGAGCCGCTGAAATCAGACGCGAACTCGATAAAGCGTTGGCGCTGAACCCGAACGACGATGTCGCCTGGTCGATGCTCGGTTCATACAACTTCGAGGCATCAAAAATCGGATGGTTCAGCCGGTTTATGGGAGGCACCTTCGTCGGGCAGATGCCCAAAGGCAGCCGTGAAGAGGCGGAAAAGGATTTCAAGAAAGCCATCAGCCTTAATCCGAAGGTCATCAGGCATTACCACGAACTTGCGCTTCTCTATCTTGAAGAGGATAAAAAACAGGAGGCCCTGAACACCTTGCGGATAGCCGAAACCAGACCGGTGCTCATAAAAAGTGACGAGAGACGGCTCAAAGAGATCAGAAAGCTGATCGACAGACTATCTAAAGAGATTGAGGAAAAGTAACAGACGAACCGTCGAAGGATCA
Protein-coding sequences here:
- a CDS encoding tetratricopeptide repeat protein, with product MRKTVASLLAALFLMLSNPVSGNAAARTQENTEIDAADQAFKSLRYEKADSLYLSMLQTGQESADLYWKLARLNISIAESIDPAERKKRIPFYNKAVEYARKSVQLDSNNASAHTWLAAALALKADKIGAKEKLNRAAEIRRELDKALALNPNDDVAWSMLGSYNFEASKIGWFSRFMGGTFVGQMPKGSREEAEKDFKKAISLNPKVIRHYHELALLYLEEDKKQEALNTLRIAETRPVLIKSDERRLKEIRKLIDRLSKEIEEK